ATAACACCGTAATATTCTTGGTGTTGTTATTTATCGTCATATCCACCATTACTAGCGTCTTATCTACTAAACTCTCCTCTGAATATGTAGGAAATATATTAAGGAAGGTACAGTCAACCGAACTGTATTTGAACATCATTCAATCACAGAATCACTATTTAACTGGCAAGGATGTCGAGGTTCCAAAGCTCCCAATCATGGAGTTATCATTTGAACTGGCAACCAACCTGAAACCTTATGATATTAGAAGTTTTTTGGGAAATGAAATTCCTGGCTTCTTTGCATATGATACACAGTTCTATGTTGCCGGAAAAGGAACCGACTATACTGATATCCCATTTGAATCCTCGGCCCCTATGGAAGTGCTCCTAAAAGAGCGTGAGATTGCAGAGGAAATGCTTTTGGTCGATGAGGATGAGGATGAACCGACCCCCTCACCAGAGAAGACTATAGATGAGACGATTGTGCATATCTATCAATCTCATAGTTGGGAATCTTACCTGCCACTTTTAAGGGGAGTAAGTGAACCGGATGATGCAACGAGCAATAACCCCGAGGCAAATGTAATAGCAGTTGGAAAAATGCTTAAAAATGAACTTGCAGATAAAGGAATAAAAGCGAATCATGATACAAGAAATGTCCCGAAGGATCTTGCTGCAAGAGGTTGGAATTACAACCACTCCTACCAATATTCTAGGGAAACCGTGGAAGCAGCCATGACGTTTAATAGTGATGTGGAATATTTAATTGATATTCATCGTGACGCTTTACGAAAAGAAAAGACAACCGAAGTGATAGATGGAAAAAGCTACGCTAGACTTTTGTTTGTAGTGGGGACAGCTCATAAGAACTACGAAAAAAATCTGGAATTTGCCGAAAGTATTCATCATGCTATTGAAAAAAAGTACCCTGGCCTGAGCAGGGGAGTCATTCCTAAAGGAAAGTCAACTGGAAACGGGTTATATAATCAAGACCTCTCAAACCGAGCCATTCTTTTAGAAGTTGGAGGGGTGGACAACAACTTGGAAGAAGCGCGTAACGCCATTAAGGCATTTGCAGATATTTATAGTGAAATTGTATGGGAAGAAAGGGAAGCGGGAGAGTTTTGATAAAGGAGTGAGCAAGATTAAATATACAT
This window of the Sutcliffiella horikoshii genome carries:
- the spoIIP gene encoding stage II sporulation protein P; amino-acid sequence: MNIIQSQNHYLTGKDVEVPKLPIMELSFELATNLKPYDIRSFLGNEIPGFFAYDTQFYVAGKGTDYTDIPFESSAPMEVLLKEREIAEEMLLVDEDEDEPTPSPEKTIDETIVHIYQSHSWESYLPLLRGVSEPDDATSNNPEANVIAVGKMLKNELADKGIKANHDTRNVPKDLAARGWNYNHSYQYSRETVEAAMTFNSDVEYLIDIHRDALRKEKTTEVIDGKSYARLLFVVGTAHKNYEKNLEFAESIHHAIEKKYPGLSRGVIPKGKSTGNGLYNQDLSNRAILLEVGGVDNNLEEARNAIKAFADIYSEIVWEEREAGEF